In the genome of Pseudorca crassidens isolate mPseCra1 chromosome 12, mPseCra1.hap1, whole genome shotgun sequence, one region contains:
- the CRYBB3 gene encoding beta-crystallin B3 isoform X1, with protein MATRGQGRPVAVPASGLYQAELRERMAVPPSKALKRAWQDTGWGWEPCPGGMLRRLPFQVIVYEMENFQGKRCELSAECPNLTESLLEKVGSIQVESGPWLAFERRAFRGEQYVLEKGDYPRWDAWSNSHRGDSLLSLRPLQIDGPDHKLHLFENPAFGGRKMEIVDDDVPSLWAHGFQDRVASVRAINGTWVGYEFPGYRGRQYVFERGEYRHWNEWDANQPQLQSVRRIRDQKWHKRGCFLSS; from the exons ATGGCCACCAGGGGGCAGGGCAGACCTGTGGCGGTGCCGGCTTCAGGCCTGTACCAGGCAGAGCTGAGGGAGCGGATGGCAGTACCTCCCTCCAAGGCCCTAAAGAGGGCCTGGCAGGACACAGGCTGGGGCTGGGAACCCTGCCCCGGTGGGATGCTCAGGAGGCTGCCCTTCCAGGTGATCGTGTACGAAATGGAGAACTTCCAGGGCAAGCGGTGCGAGCTCTCGGCCGAGTGCCCCAACCTGACAGAAAGCCTGCTGGAGAAGGTGGGCTCCATCCAAGTGGAGTCGGGGCC GTGGCTGGCATTTGAGCGCAGGGCCTTCCGCGGGGAGCAGTATGTCCTGGAGAAGGGGGATTATCCTCGCTGGGACGCATGGTCCAACAGCCACCGTGGTGACAGCCTCCTGTCCCTCCGGCCTCTGCAAATT GATGGTCCGGATCACAAGCTGCATCTCTTTGAGAACCCGGCTTTCGGCGGCCGCAAGATGGAGATAGTGGACGATGACGTGCCCAGCCTCTGGGCTCACGGCTTCCAGGACCGTGTGGCGAGCGTCCGGGCCATCAACGGGAC GTGGGTTGGCTACGAGTTCCCCGGCTACCGCGGCCGCCAGTACGTGTTTGAGCGGGGTGAGTACCGCCACTGGAACGAGTGGGACGCCAACCAGCCCCAGCTGCAGTCTGTGCGCCGTATCCGCGACCAGAAGTGGCACAAGCGGGGCTGCTTCCTCAGCAGCTGA
- the CRYBB3 gene encoding beta-crystallin B3 isoform X2, with product MAEQHSAPEQAAAGKSHGGLGGAYKVIVYEMENFQGKRCELSAECPNLTESLLEKVGSIQVESGPWLAFERRAFRGEQYVLEKGDYPRWDAWSNSHRGDSLLSLRPLQIDGPDHKLHLFENPAFGGRKMEIVDDDVPSLWAHGFQDRVASVRAINGTWVGYEFPGYRGRQYVFERGEYRHWNEWDANQPQLQSVRRIRDQKWHKRGCFLSS from the exons ATGGCGGAGCAGCACAGCGCGCCGGAACAGGCTGCCGCCGGCAAGAGCCACGGAGGCCTCGGGGGCGCCTACAAG GTGATCGTGTACGAAATGGAGAACTTCCAGGGCAAGCGGTGCGAGCTCTCGGCCGAGTGCCCCAACCTGACAGAAAGCCTGCTGGAGAAGGTGGGCTCCATCCAAGTGGAGTCGGGGCC GTGGCTGGCATTTGAGCGCAGGGCCTTCCGCGGGGAGCAGTATGTCCTGGAGAAGGGGGATTATCCTCGCTGGGACGCATGGTCCAACAGCCACCGTGGTGACAGCCTCCTGTCCCTCCGGCCTCTGCAAATT GATGGTCCGGATCACAAGCTGCATCTCTTTGAGAACCCGGCTTTCGGCGGCCGCAAGATGGAGATAGTGGACGATGACGTGCCCAGCCTCTGGGCTCACGGCTTCCAGGACCGTGTGGCGAGCGTCCGGGCCATCAACGGGAC GTGGGTTGGCTACGAGTTCCCCGGCTACCGCGGCCGCCAGTACGTGTTTGAGCGGGGTGAGTACCGCCACTGGAACGAGTGGGACGCCAACCAGCCCCAGCTGCAGTCTGTGCGCCGTATCCGCGACCAGAAGTGGCACAAGCGGGGCTGCTTCCTCAGCAGCTGA
- the KIAA1671 gene encoding uncharacterized protein KIAA1671 homolog isoform X5, which produces MEYYYCPSLLKLLRYLWDQLKQCFSRRTPEAKDTDTLVQEADSQYGTWLHQHQSGESLAPESPSPDSSATSAQKQPPSSRLSSLSSQTETTSAGDQHDCSKDQQSTSVDRSSTDLESTDGMEGPPPADACPAKRVDDFSFIHQTSVLDSSALKTRVQLSKRSRRRAPISHSLRRSRVSESESRSPLEEEANSMWMFKDSTEEECPRKEESDEEEKTPRAERTPISRPQRMPVFPGMDPAALKAQLHKRPEMDSPSDTPSWAPQPKTPKSPFQPGVLGSRVLPSSVEKDERSEEPSPQWLKELKSKKRQSLYENQA; this is translated from the exons GATCAGCTGAAGCAGTGTTTCTCCAGGCGGACCCCCGAGGCCAAGGACACTGACACCCTCGTGCAGGAAGCCGACAGCCAGTATGGGACGTGGCTGCACCAGCACCAGAGCGGGGAGAG CTTGGCCCCCGAGTCCCCATCCCCGGACAGCAGTGCCACGTCGGCTCAGAAGCAGCCCCCCAGCAGCCGCCTGTCTTCCCTGTCCTCCCAAACGGAGACCACCTCTGCTGGGGACCAGCACGACTGCTCCAAGGACCAGCAGAGCACCAGCGTGGACCGATCCAGCACGGACCTGGAATCCACTGACGGGATGGAGGGGCCGCCCCCAGCGGATGCCTGCCCCGCAAAGAGGGTGGACGACTTCTCCTTTATCCAT CAAACTTCAGTCCTCGACTCAAGTGCCCTAAAGACCCGGGTGCAGctcagcaagagaagccgccgccGGGCTCCCATCTCTCACTCCCTCCGGCGCAGCCGAGTCAGCGAGTCGGAGAGCAGGTCTCCTTTGGAGGAGGAGGCCAACAGCATGTGGATGTTCAAGGACTCCACAG AGGAGGAATGCCCCAGGAAGGAAGAGTCAGATGAGGAGGAGAAGACGCCCAGAGCTGAGAGGACGCCCATCAGCCGACCCCAGAGGATGCCCGTGTTTCCAGGCATGGACCCGGCAGCGCTGAAG GCTCAGCTGCACAAGAGGCCAGAGATGGACAGTCCCAGCGATACCCCCAGCTGGGCCCCACAGCCCAAGACCCCCAAGTCCCCCTTCCAGCCCGGGGTGCTGGGCAGTCGCGTGCTGCCCTCCAGCGTGGAGAAGGACGAAAG ATCGGAAGAGccctctccccagtggctaaaggaGCTGAAATCCAAGAAGAGGCAAAGCTTGTATGAAAACCAAGCTTGA